In the Sandaracinus amylolyticus genome, TCTTGAAGGGCTTGGTGACGTAGTGCCGCGCGCCGGCGTTGATGCCGGCGATCACGTCGCGCGCCTGGGTCTTCGCGGTGAGCATCACGACCGGCACACGGCCGAGCACCGGGTCCGCCTTCAGCTTGGTCGCGAGCGTGAGCCCGTCCATGCGCGGCATCATCAGGTCCGTGACGATCACGTCGGGCACGAACCCGCCGGTGAGGCGTGTGTACGCGTCCTGTCCGTCGACCGCGGTCGTCACGTCGCCCACC is a window encoding:
- a CDS encoding response regulator translates to MVSAPPTTGRPKIFVVEDEDDLRRMLSKILGTVGDVTTAVDGQDAYTRLTGGFVPDVIVTDLMMPRMDGLTLATKLKADPVLGRVPVVMLTAKTQARDVIAGINAGARHYVTKPFKTEELVGKVRKALAARGK